Proteins from one Dysgonomonas sp. HDW5A genomic window:
- a CDS encoding M56 family metallopeptidase, which yields MKEFIIYIGQSAICIGIFFIIYRMFLRSSTFFRFNRIFLLSGLLASFILPTIRFSYDVVLPVSVSSLSDPSIPLVEETAEINIWFLLSVVYITGIIIQLLRNLTSYRKIIRLIKSGIQTKTDYYKVVDSPLIKSPFTVLNCIAINTMNMSEIEKDVILKHEITHISQKHWIDLLCSECALLLQWFNPLMWLYVSSQKENHEFLADKAVIDAGISPAIYQAALINQRFQGPVFSFSNSFTYPNQLNRLFMIKKEKTSPWRRAAVLALIPSFGLFFWASATPRFIFKSTGENSDNVSSVFARDSVKVIGFAADHINNNSDANKALYIIDGKESSVSGMKGLDSKNIESVSVLKDKSAIAAYGSKGENGVIVITTKKGASVSVPIMINISDPVASDQGQSGTNTISVNEDKNGLSVISSDNDEGFKMTNIKAGKPIVFINGKEATGEILQALSPDKIERIEVLKGDKAIESYGERAKDGVILVTLKKN from the coding sequence AGCCTCATTCATTTTACCAACGATACGTTTTTCATACGATGTAGTTCTTCCTGTATCTGTGTCTTCACTTTCTGATCCATCAATACCCCTCGTGGAAGAAACGGCAGAAATAAATATATGGTTTCTTTTGTCCGTTGTTTACATAACCGGCATTATAATACAATTGTTACGTAATCTGACATCATACCGGAAAATAATTCGATTAATAAAATCCGGAATACAAACTAAAACCGATTACTACAAAGTGGTAGACAGCCCTCTGATAAAATCACCTTTTACAGTACTCAATTGCATTGCTATCAATACAATGAATATGAGTGAAATTGAAAAAGACGTAATATTAAAACATGAAATAACTCACATATCTCAAAAACATTGGATAGATCTATTATGCAGCGAATGTGCACTATTACTGCAATGGTTCAATCCCTTGATGTGGTTATACGTGTCTTCACAGAAAGAGAATCACGAATTCTTAGCTGATAAAGCGGTAATAGATGCGGGTATTTCTCCTGCCATATATCAGGCTGCACTTATCAATCAAAGATTTCAGGGCCCGGTGTTTTCTTTCTCTAATTCATTTACTTATCCAAACCAATTAAATCGTTTATTTATGATTAAGAAAGAAAAAACTTCACCTTGGAGAAGAGCAGCTGTGCTGGCTCTTATCCCTTCTTTTGGATTATTCTTCTGGGCTTCGGCAACACCTCGTTTTATATTTAAATCTACTGGAGAGAACTCTGATAATGTGTCATCTGTCTTTGCCCGGGATTCAGTAAAGGTTATTGGATTTGCAGCCGACCATATTAATAATAATTCCGATGCGAATAAAGCCCTCTATATTATTGACGGTAAAGAATCGTCAGTTTCAGGAATGAAAGGGCTTGACTCTAAAAATATAGAATCAGTCTCAGTGCTTAAAGACAAGTCTGCAATAGCGGCATATGGGAGCAAAGGCGAAAATGGGGTAATCGTAATTACAACTAAAAAAGGGGCTTCTGTATCCGTTCCGATAATGATAAATATTAGTGACCCTGTAGCATCAGATCAAGGACAGTCCGGTACGAACACTATATCTGTAAATGAAGACAAGAACGGATTATCTGTAATTTCTTCTGATAACGATGAGGGTTTTAAAATGACAAATATTAAAGCGGGTAAACCTATAGTCTTTATAAATGGTAAGGAGGCAACAGGCGAGATCCTTCAAGCATTAAGCCCTGATAAAATAGAACGTATAGAAGTTCTGAAAGGAGATAAGGCTATTGAATCATACGGAGAAAGAGCTAAAGACGGTGTAATACTCGTTACTCTAAAAAAGAATTAA